A segment of the Phaenicophaeus curvirostris isolate KB17595 chromosome 20, BPBGC_Pcur_1.0, whole genome shotgun sequence genome:
TTCTCTTGGTCTCATCCTTCCCCATTTGCATCCTCCCCAGAGTGGTGCCAGCAGCTGGTTCCCCTCTCACTGTCCACTAGGGCTCCAgcctcacctccatccccagctcctgtGAGATTTtgctgccttcacctgccctgGCTGCCCCTTTCCCAATGTTGCCCACAAGGATGAGTGCAGGATGGTCCTGGCTCCCTCTCAGAGCTCAGGGGTGGCTCTGCTCTGTAGGGCACAGCTCAGCAACCAGCGAGCCTTGCCCTGGGGGAGTCcccacttctcctcctccacccagAACCCCTTTGCTTGCAAGGCTTCCCTACAGCCTCCCATGGGGAGAAACGTACAtcttcccagcttcttgtgcagaAACTCTCGATGGTCTCCCTGACAGTGGCCAGCGGCTGCCCCTCAGTCAGGTTGAGAAACTTGAAGTTATAGTAGAATGCAGAGAAGGCCTGAAAGGCAAGAGGAAGAAATGGCATTGAGgtggaaaaaacccaagcatCTGCCCCCGTCTGCCTCAAAGCAGGAGGTGGGGTTTGTCCCACCCTAAGGCATCACTGCCcatgacatagaatcatagaatggcttgggctagaagagacctcaaagcccatccagtcccacgccctgccatgggcagggacacctcccactggatcaggggctccaagccccatccagcctggccttgaacccctccagggatggggcagccaccactgctctgggtaacctgggccagggcctccccaccctcatcatgaagaatttcttcctcatgtctaatctaaatctttcctcttccaatttaaagccattccccctcatcctgtcactccaggcccttgtcaaaagtccctcctcagattcaggtactggaagcacCTCCCGGACCAGGAGGATGTCCCGGCAGCGGGGATGGGCTGGGGTGaagatgctgcagcagcatgGGGAATGCAGGCAGAGCCTGCCCAAAGGCTACTAGACAAGCTGCCTTCTTTTCATGGAAAACCTGGGGTTTGACTAAGTGCCTGTTTATTAAAATGGTCCAAATTCAAGAGCTGGCTGGAAAACCAGATGGCAGCAATTCCTGGTGTGCCCTGGAGGTGAGGAATTTGGGAGCTTTTTGCCCCTATTCTGCTACAGGGACACCACGGCAGGGAGGTGGGAAGATGGGATTTGCCTTACAATGAACTGCCCGCTGACAGGGGGCTGGTAGATGCCGTCGAAGGTGCAGTCCTGGCTCTGGCCACATGCTGAGAAATTGAACAGCTTCTTGATGGCAGCCAGGCACTCGCTAGCATTGCCCCTGCCCTCCAGGGTTACGTTCCTGTCACCAGTGTTCAGGTGTGTGTTGCTTTGGTTCGTGCAGGGGCTGGTGCAGAAGGAAGACAGCGAGACGGTTTCATTGTAGTCTTTTGGGTAGCAAGGGTGATTGACTCGTGAGCTGGAGGATGACTCCTGGGAACAGCAAAATCGcaggctgctgcctcctccaaaCCCTCTTGGTGGGCAGGGTTCACCCAACACTCCCCCCAGAGCCAGTTGAACAGGCATCTCCCATCTCCTCAGCAAGGAAAGACCCTCCTGATGTTTAACCCTGGTCTTGTTGGCCACCTGCAGTCCCAGACCCTAGCTCAATACTGATTCTCACTCTGCTTTGTCTCACGCTCTCCCCATGGAGGCAGAGCAGTTTCAGGCAACCAGCAGGTCCCTTCGTTGGTGAGCAGGATCATGATTTTATGGGCAACAAAGTCCTCTCCACCCTGGCCCTAGCTCTGTCTatagctccagccccagccagggACACCACCTGGGACCTTCATGGACATGTAGCATGAGCAAGCCCTTCTGGCTCACCAAGGATGCTGCTAGCAGGGTGTAGCTCCATGAAGACCCTCTTCCCTTCCTAAAACTGGCCTGAGAAAGATCTCTGGTTCACTTTCCTCACATCCATGCAGTCACAAAGGAGTGAGGTTTGGGGGCAGCTACAGAGTCCCTATGCCAGCCTCCTCTTTGACCAACTAGGTTGGGTTGCTCACAGCCTTGTCCCATTAAGTTCTGAGTACCTGCAAGGACATCAGCTCCAAAGCACCTCTGGGCCTTATTCCAATATTTGGCCATTCTTATTGGGAAAAACATCTCCCCCACATCTGGCTGGAAACTCCCATGTTCCAGCTTGTGCccactgcctcttgtcctgttgctttGCACCTCTGAGAAAAGCCTGGTCCTACCTTTTCTACAGTGAGGCAGCTGTGTGCAACCAGAAGATCTCTCCCGAGCTGCCCCTGCCAGTACTTCCCATGCTCTTCTCAAAATCTGCCAAAAAGTGCTCCAAGGAACCTGTACCTGCTCTCAGTCCCTGCTGATGCCTCTCTGGAGGAGCACTGCCTGTTCTTATTTTATGCATTAACAAGACTGGTTGGTATCATGAGTCCAATTTCCCCCAAGTCCTCTCTCACCGCAATCAATTGCTTCGCCAGTCGCTTCAGCATCTCATTTTGCCCGTAGCAGAGGTAGCTGTGGGTGTAGATGTCGTAGTTATACCCATACAGCATGAACCTGGAGGCTTCGTTCCAGTTTATCCCTGAACCTTCAGGCATAAAGCTGATTTGAGTGGATGCTCCTCCAAGATCCAGCGCCCCAAAAATGTTGGCCGCCTCTGGGTGAAGCCAGGTGTGTGCTTTGGGGGAGTACTGCCAGGGCAAgacaggagagggagaggagttcatagaatcatagaatcatagaataatagaatcaccaggttggaagagacccaccagatcatcgagtccaaccattcctatcaagcactaaaccatgtccctcagcacctcatccacccgtcccttaaacccctccagggaaggggactcaaccacctccctgagctgTACGTGGCTGGGCTTACTTGCCTTGAGCAGAATTCTCATCCTGTTGAAGTCAGTAGGGTTTTGTTATCAAATTCAATGGTTATTCAAGTCAATCATTTCCATACGCGAGGCCCCGCTGCCTCCCCTGCCCAACCAGCCTGGCTGTTCATCagagccaaaaaaaccccaaggacTGGACTGTCAAGATGTGCCAACTCGCTGTGGGCTCTCGTGGCTCAGTCACCGATCCCCGGAGCAAAGTGCTGGTGGAGACCTGGCTTGGAGGTGCTGCCTTTCCAGGAGAGCAGGTGGCAGAGGTGctggtgggaggggaaggacaGAACCCCCCCAGCAGCCTGCACAGGAGCCCAACAGTGCCAGCAGTGGTGGGATAGAGCAGGGCAGGAAAGAGATATGGTTCAAGCCTCCTTCAGACTGGGACATTAAACCAAAACTGGGGCCTCCCAGCACCACACAATGATGGACCTTCTCAAAGTAGTGAGACAAAGCCCAGCAGGAGCCAATGGTCCCCAGTGGGCAGCACAGCCAGCCTTGTTGTCCCAAGAGACCCTGTTCCACATGGTCTCTTAACAGAGACACCCCCATTCCTgacttttccctcctcttttacTGCAGGCacgttcagattggacattagggaaaggttctttGCCTGGAGActagtggagcactggaacagctcccagggcgACAATCacggtgccaagcctgacaatgttCCAGCAGCATTTAGCCAgtaccctcagccccacagggtGAATGTCGGGGTGTCCTGTTCAGGGACAGGAATTGGACTcaatccttgtgggtcccttccagctcagggcatCCTAGGAGTCTATGATCCCCAGAAGCCGTTACCTTTCCTTCTGCTCTAAGCAAGCttaagaaaaatcagaactgcATTAGCCAACAGGAGCCAGGTgtctcccccttctcccaccttggTGAAGGACTCCAGCAGGTAGTTGATGGTGATCCAGCCGTAAgccccctcctcttctcccgTAAGGATTCGAGCCCCTTTGAAAGCCACAGGGTAATCTCGCATGGTTTTAGCAACTTCAGCCAGGACTTGGTCTGCCGCTGAGCTGTTCTGCTCCCTAAGAAGGACTCAAAGGTCAGGACACACACCGAGCTACATCCACACTACAGGAGAAACACCAGGAGccagtatgatttttttcccatacgCCAGGGTTTTGCAGCAAGTAGTTTGTTTGAATTGGTGTTTCCTGCTACATCACTTGTCAAAGCTGCTCGTATCGCTGAAATCCCAGCTGCCTGGGCTTGGCATCCAAatccaggagcagcagcaaccTCCTTCCTCCAGTGCAGCTTGATCCCAGCCACACAGAGGTTTGCCAGGCCCCCTTTCCCTACCTGAGTATCTTCAGAGCGCTGGAGGCCAGTGGGGAGTGTGCTGCAACCCCGGGTTTGAAGATCACCCACCAACTGCTCCAAAGCCAGGCTCGGCTGCAGAGCTGGAGTGGGTCTTTTGGGAAGGTGCCAGCCTGGTGTCAGGGCTCAGTGTGGGGGCTGCTGGCATGTTCCCTGGCACCTTCCCAGAGAAAGGGTCTGACTGCCAGGGCACAGAAATCATGTTAGATATCTGCAACCATAAAACCAAACAGCATGAAATGAAAGTTGATGCTTGAAGGGAATTTTCACGGGCTGGTGAAAGGGAGGGGCAGGTCCTGCAGCATCCCATCGCTTCCTACCTCTGCCCTGCTCCCTAGCCAGCACCCACCCATCTTGGCAGAGGGCACATGTCCTGGTGATATCTCAGCTCTCTTGTGTTTAAGGAATGTTGAAGAGCAAATGAAGGGCTCTGAGAAGCATTTCTTGCTTGGAACTGGGCACACAGCACCATCCTGGGATGTAGGGTCCCAGGATGCCACCAGCTCTaagctgcttctctgcctcAAGTTCAATCACTTAGGACAGCACAAACACTtgtatgtcatagaatcatagaatcatggaatcaccaggttggaaaagacccacagggtcattgagtccaaccacgcccatcaatcactaaaccatgtccctcagcacctcatccacccgtccttcaaacccctccagggaaggtgactcaaccacctccctgggcatcctgggcTGCCCTCTCCCCACTCCCTTGGTCGCTTTCTCAGGGCCACATCAGAGCTGTGAGGTCCTGGCATCCTGGACCCGCGCAGGACACTGTGTCCTGGAGCTTGGCCGCTGCTCCGTCCAACCCGTGCCCCACAACAATACCTCAGCAGCCTCATGCCTGCCGTTGCTCCAAGATAAGCTGGGACATCCCTCTGTTTTGCAGCAGGAATGACCTTCAGGGCTTTATCCAGGCACTCTCTTAGGGAATCACCAGCTTTTGGAGGATCATTGGCATAGCTCGATATGCCTTGCCCTGGAAAAGAGTCAGGCTGGAACAAGCTAATGGGAatggctggggacagggatatGGGAGCATGTGGACATGGGGCATCATCTCTGAGTAACGAAGGGGTCTTTGCCAGGATCCCTTGGTCCCCAAGGCCTATTCAAGCCATGCTTATTTTCCTCTCCTATGGCTTTCCCACATCTCCCATGCTTTCAGCACTATCCCCAGCTCCATGGATGAAGCCTTCTCCAGCCAGGATGGTGGCATAGGCAGCTGGGGACAGTGTAAGGTGGAAAATCTAGAGCTCCACCAAGGTGCTTCAGTCCTACCAAGGGTCTGGGCACTACATGGTGCTAAGAGCCCTTCAACAATAGAGCCAACGGGGGGTCAGGAGCCACCCTTTCTGCAACCTGGGCTCCCACCACACCAACAGTGACAGCCTGACGGGCAGAGGCCAAAGAGAGGGAGGGCCAGGTCGTCCCACCCACCACACGAACACACAGGGCAGCACTGAGCCCACGGCAGGGGGATACTGACCCTGGACATCACAGCACAAGGTCTGGCTGACCACTCCGGTGTCGTTCTCTTTATCTGAATCCCATTCGTAGACAAACAGAGAGGTGTGGGACGAGCCTGCGTCAAATACCATTCCATACTGGAAGGACAAACCAAGACATCATGCTGTTgggaggagcagcagcctgCTCCTGGCCCCACCATGGCCCTTTCACGGTTGTGGGGTCAGAAGATGTCCCCAAAACCATCTCCCTAAGGCACATCCTCCTGCTCTGTGGCAGAGCAGAGCGATGACCGTACATGGCCTCAGCACGGGCATTTCtcacagcagctgaagagctttttccctccctctcctgagGTCTGTCCAGCAATGCCAGCTcacacaaacattttcttggtTGTTTCCtcatgcttttttattttcttcctcggTTACACACCTTTTGTGTCTACCTTTTGTGCCCCACCTTGGGGCCAGCAACTCCCCCATCTCCAGTGCTCACTGCTACCCTCACGGCTGCACCCAGTCTGGGCAGTCCCAGAGCACCCAGCCGTGCGCCTCTCCCCTGGAAAGCCCTCCACCTCACCCTGAACCCACATCAACCCTCTTCCAGCAACCAGGGTGAGATGCCGAGCTGTAgggagggacagggaggagCTGTGTCGGCTCATGTCATCGTGTGAGCGGGCTGGGACCAGGCTGGTGGGAGCTGGCAG
Coding sequences within it:
- the LOC138729099 gene encoding ectonucleoside triphosphate diphosphohydrolase 8-like isoform X2 — translated: MMFANKKHFTAAIVGALVALSIIALVLSLVRIEDVTLPPTVKYGMVFDAGSSHTSLFVYEWDSDKENDTGVVSQTLCCDVQGQGISSYANDPPKAGDSLRECLDKALKVIPAAKQRDVPAYLGATAGMRLLREQNSSAADQVLAEVAKTMRDYPVAFKGARILTGEEEGAYGWITINYLLESFTKYSPKAHTWLHPEAANIFGALDLGGASTQISFMPEGSGINWNEASRFMLYGYNYDIYTHSYLCYGQNEMLKRLAKQLIAESSSSSRVNHPCYPKDYNETVSLSSFCTSPCTNQSNTHLNTGDRNVTLEGRGNASECLAAIKKLFNFSACGQSQDCTFDGIYQPPVSGQFIAFSAFYYNFKFLNLTEGQPLATVRETIESFCTRSWEDLSSSYPEENPERLPKYCTNANYILTLLLDAYKFNETSWNNIFFQMKAGSANVGWTLGYMLNLTNMIPAEAPVQLKGHEPSLWAAAVVFIILTLALGLAALLLLLWV
- the LOC138729099 gene encoding ectonucleoside triphosphate diphosphohydrolase 8-like isoform X3 gives rise to the protein MEQVWARGERAFSLLECQGGRRRGCCSAGSEEEGAFTMMFANKKHFTAAIVGALVALSIIALVLSLVRIEDVTLPPTVKYGMVFDAGSSHTSLFVYEWDSDKENDTGVVSQTLCCDVQGQGISSYANDPPKAGDSLRECLDKALKVIPAAKQRDVPAYLGATAGMRLLREQNSSAADQVLAEVAKTMRDYPVAFKGARILTGEEEGAYGWITINYLLESFTKYSPKAHTWLHPEAANIFGALDLGGASTQISFMPEGSGINWNEASRFMLYGYNYDIYTHSYLCYGQNEMLKRLAKQLIAAFSAFYYNFKFLNLTEGQPLATVRETIESFCTRSWEDLSSSYPEENPERLPKYCTNANYILTLLLDAYKFNETSWNNIFFQMKAGSANVGWTLGYMLNLTNMIPAEAPVQLKGHEPSLWAAAVVFIILTLALGLAALLLLLWV
- the LOC138729099 gene encoding ectonucleoside triphosphate diphosphohydrolase 8-like isoform X1, which gives rise to MEQVWARGERAFSLLECQGGRRRGCCSAGSEEEGAFTMMFANKKHFTAAIVGALVALSIIALVLSLVRIEDVTLPPTVKYGMVFDAGSSHTSLFVYEWDSDKENDTGVVSQTLCCDVQGQGISSYANDPPKAGDSLRECLDKALKVIPAAKQRDVPAYLGATAGMRLLREQNSSAADQVLAEVAKTMRDYPVAFKGARILTGEEEGAYGWITINYLLESFTKYSPKAHTWLHPEAANIFGALDLGGASTQISFMPEGSGINWNEASRFMLYGYNYDIYTHSYLCYGQNEMLKRLAKQLIAESSSSSRVNHPCYPKDYNETVSLSSFCTSPCTNQSNTHLNTGDRNVTLEGRGNASECLAAIKKLFNFSACGQSQDCTFDGIYQPPVSGQFIAFSAFYYNFKFLNLTEGQPLATVRETIESFCTRSWEDLSSSYPEENPERLPKYCTNANYILTLLLDAYKFNETSWNNIFFQMKAGSANVGWTLGYMLNLTNMIPAEAPVQLKGHEPSLWAAAVVFIILTLALGLAALLLLLWV